CATCCGGATAAAAATAACGGTAGATCATACAGGTTTGTCCGCCTTTACTGATGCCGGTACTCAGCCATTTGCCATGATAAATATGCTTGAGCATTTCCACCACAGCATGATCGTCAGCAGCAGCTTGTTGCACGGTCAGGTAGCGCCAGTCGAGGCTGTCTGGTGCCGACGGCGGGAAAAAACGGTGTTCCAGCACAATCTGATTGGCGTTTAATATCGGGCACAATTCATTTACATATTTTGGATTGGCAGCATAATTAGCCCAATAGCCTTCGGTAACAAACACCACCGGTTTATCCAGTCCTTTGTTCGAAAGGAAAATCCGTTGGGTAAATGTTTTTCCGTTGGGATGGTTATGATCCAACGGCTCTTTAAACTCAATGAGATATTTCTCCGTAAAAAAGCTGTCAACCGGCATTTTTTTAAACGTAATGGGATACGTTTTAGCCAGTTGTTGTAATTCTTTCTCCAAACGGGTTTGTCCACTTACCGAAAGGGTAAAAATGAAAAAGAACAAAACGGCCATGCCTGATAAGCGCAAGGTTAATTTTTTCATGGGTTTTAAAATTTAATGTTTAACTGTACGTTTCTTTCACTTTTGTCCGACGGACAAACAAAATTACGATTTCCTGTTCGAATAATTCCTCATATTCCCTAAGTAAAACCCGTATTTTTCCTTTTTTTACCGACTGATGTCCCAAGGTTTTTATTTTTGCTGTTAGAAATGTATCTTTGTTGTTAAAAAACTGAACGTCATGTCAAAAAGAACCATTGTAACTTTGCCAGGCGACGGTATCGGAAGAGCTGTACTGGATGCAGCACTTCGTGTTTTAGATGCCGCCGGATTTGAAGCCGATTATGTAGAAGGCGACATCGGCTGGGAATTTTGGAAAAAAGAGGGAAACCCCTTACCCGACCGCACCATAAAACTGCTTGAAAAACATAAAATTGCTCTGTTTGGAGCCATTACATCCAAGCCGAAAGATGCTGCAGCTGAAGAGCTTGATCCGGCATTACGCGAAAAAGGACTGGTTTACTCTTCGCCTATTGTTGGCCTGCGGCAACATTTTAATCTGGATATTTGCATGCGTCCCTGTCATACCTACAAAGGCAATCCGTTGAATTTTATCCGGCGGGGAGCTGATGGCGGCGTGGAAGAACCGGAGGTCGATGTGGTTATTTTCCGCCAAAATACCGAAGGATTGTACGGAGGTGTAGAATGGTCCGATCCGCCTGATATCGTTTACAACGCGTTGATGACACATCCGAAATTTGTAAAAAATTTCGGCAAAGCACCCAAAAACGAAATTTCCGTTTCTACCCGTATCTTCACCAAAAAAGCTACGGAACGGATTTTACGAGCTGCTTTTGATCATGCTAAACAGTATGGCTATAAATCGGTTACCGTTTGCGAGAAGCCTAATGTCATCCGTGAAACTTCCGGGATGATGTACAAAATGGCCCAGCAAATGCAAAAAGAATCGTATCCTGAAATCGAACTCTGGAATACCAACATTGACGCCCAAATGATGTGGCTGACAAAAAATCCGGAAAACTATGGTGTCATCGTAGCCGGAAATATGTTCGGCGATATTGTTTCCGATGGTTTTGCCGGTCTTATCGGTGGTTTGGGCTTTGCCTGCTCGGCACAGTTTAATCCGGATTCGGGCATTGGTGTTTTTGAACCGACCCACGGATCGGCTCCCAAGTATGCCGATTTCCCGGTTTCCATTGTAAACCCCATTGCCATGATCGAATCTTCCTGCATGATGCTTGATTTTATCGGTGAAAACGAAAAAGCGGCCAAGATACGTAAAGCCGTAGCCGAAGTAATTGCCGAAGGAAAAGTTCGAACCTATGACATGATGAAAATGCACGGTACTCCTGATGTGGTAAACAAAGGAGCCGCATCGACCGACCAAATGGCCGACGCCATTATTGCTAAATTATAAAAGCACTAATTGCCCGAAAAAGGAATAGCAGACTTTTCTGTTATTCCTTTTTTTTAAAAAAACCGTAATACGGAAAATTACAAATCCGCAAAAATTTAAATAATGAACAACGAAGTTTTAAAACTCTGGCCCGAGTTGAATTGGATAAAGGATAACGGCTTACGCGAAAAGACGGCCAAAACCTGGGAACTGGCATTAGAACGCAGTGTTTTAACGGCTGATGATCTGGAAAAAATTCCTTTTACCCTGCTGGTAGGCTCCGACCTGAAAGTAACTTTTATGGACCATAAACGGGCTGTCGTTCATATTGCCCGCGATGCCGGCGAAAAAATCAACGCCATGTTTCATGGCGAGCTAACAGTAAATATGGATGTGTTGGTAGCCGGAGCTATTTTAGCTGATGTGGGAAAATTGCTGGAATATGAATTAGATGAAAACGGAAAAGCGGTACAGGGAAACTATGGAAAATACCTGCGGCATCCTTTTTCGGGAGTCAGCCTGGCCGAAGAAGCCGGCGTACCGGCTGAGGTTTGTCACATTATTGCGGCTCATGCCGGTGAAGGCAACATGGTAAAACGCACCACCGAGGCTTACATCGTGCATCATGTTGATTTTATGACCTTCTTGCCCTTTAAAGAACGGCTGGAAATCAAATAGGAAACATCAAAAGTTTTTGTTCACCACCAGGGCAAAAAAATCGTGCTCCAGCGGAAGGTATCCCTGCTCATAACAAAAATAATAAACCTTCCCTTCTTTGTTTTTATAAACGTGGGTAAAATGTTTAAAATCAAAACCTTTTGCCAGGAGAGTTTGTTTTTTTACCTTAGCTTTTCCATGTGGATTCAACTCCTTTAAAATCCGGCGGTTTTTTCGTAACGCGTGATTGATATTACGCATGTAAGTGGTTTCATCCCGGTTAAGCCGGTTGTTATAGGTATTTCTACACTGATCCGAACAAAATTTCTGGTCGACACGACCGTGCAGCTCGGCACCGCATTCCAGACAATAGCGTTTCATGTTGAAGGTTTTCTCAAAAATAAGCAAATTTTCACAATCCGGTGAGCTTCCGTGCCACTACGCGGTTATCGAAAAAAGTGGGAACAAGCAAAATCTTTTTTTGCGGAATAAAGCCCAAATCTGCTGCGTTAACCTGTTCGTCCGTGGTATTGCTCAATACTTTCTGCACGCCATCCGGTAAAATCAGCCGGATCTCTCCCGACCAGTCCGAAACCACATATTTTCCGTTTCCCAACGGAACAAGCCCATCAATTCCGTGGGGTACACGAGCCACAATTTTCAGCTTGCCCGTTTTAGGATCTGCTTTTAAAAGATGTCCCTGGCAACCGATGAGTAACGAATCATTTTCCACCGCCAGGCCATTGGCTCCTTTCAACAAAGGATCTTTTTTCCAGATTTCCGGTTTCCATTTTTTCATAACGAACACCGCTCCCAGTTGCGTATCGGTAACATAAATCTTTCCGTCAGGGCCCACCACTACATCATTCAAAAAACGGGCCCCCGGAAAAGAGACAAAACGAATGATCTTACCGGTATGCAAATCAATCTCTGCCAACCGGTCAATATCCGAAACCAACAAATGATTTCCTTTTATGGCCATTCCTTTGGGCGCATTCAATCCGGTTGCCCAATGCAAATTGACCACCAGCCCTTTCGAGTCCAAAAGGGCAATAAAACCTCTGCTGTTTTTCTCTGCCGGCTTTCCATTAATATTGGACACATAAATCAGGCCTGTGTGCGGGACATAAAGTACCGACTCCGGAACCTTTAAAACCCGGCCGGTTTGCCACACTGTTTGCAACGACTGTCCGTAAATAACGGGCATAAAAAGAATCGCCGTAAAGAAAAAAAACCAAAAACGTTTCATGACTTTTTATTTTATAGACAAAAATTTCTTTTCCGCGGACGAACGCTAAGATAAGCAATTTTTTACGTATGTTCGCTATTGATTTCAAACAACTTATTGAAAAAGAAAATAGCATACATCGTAAAATAACAACTATGGACTACAGAAAATTTGGAAATACCGAACTCAATGTCAGTGTTATTGGTTTTGGATCGTGGGGAATTGGCGGACCGGCCATGGCCAAAGACCTTCCCATTGGCTGGGGAAATGTGGACGACCGTACTTCGGTACAAGCACTAAAAAAAGCCTTCGACCAGGGGATTAATTTCTACGACACGGCCGATATTTACGGCGTAGGCCATTCGGAAGAACTTATCGGAAAAACTTTCGGAAACCGGCAGGATGTAATCATTGCCAGCAAAGCAGGACACCTGATCAACGCGGAAGGAGACCTCTCGGTAAACTATTCCAAATCGTATATTATTCAGGCCTGTGAAAAAAGCCTGAAACGGCTTCGCCGCGAAACCATCGATTATTACCAGCTCCATTCGGCACAGGTAAAACACCTGCAGCAAGGTGAATGTATTGAAGCGATGGAAACTTTGCAAAAAGCTGGAAAAATCAGATACTGGGGCGTATCACTCAACACTTTTCAACCGCAACCGGAAGCCGACTTTTTGATGCAACACCAGCTGGGAAATGGTTTTCAAATTGTTTTTAACCTTCTTAATCAGCGGGCACTTCCATTAATCCGGAAGGCTGCTGCCGCCGGCTACGGGATTATCGCCCGCATGCCGTTGCAGTTTGGATTGCTTACCGGAAAATTCAACAAAAACAGCCGGTTTGCAAAAAATGACCACCGGGTTTTCCGTCTCACTCCGGAGCTGCTGGAAAAAGCCGATCATCTTCTTCAAGAAGTATGGCAAAAAGCCAAAGAAAAGGGCATATCAAAAACGGCTTACAGCCTGAGTTTTTGCTATAGTTTTCCTGAAATATCCACGGTAATCCCGGGAATAAAAACGCCAGAACAGGTATTGTCTAATACCACGGGCATTGTTAAACTGTCTGATGAAGAAATTGCTTTTATGCAAAGACTTTA
The sequence above is drawn from the Candidatus Sulfidibacterium hydrothermale genome and encodes:
- a CDS encoding isocitrate/isopropylmalate dehydrogenase family protein codes for the protein MSKRTIVTLPGDGIGRAVLDAALRVLDAAGFEADYVEGDIGWEFWKKEGNPLPDRTIKLLEKHKIALFGAITSKPKDAAAEELDPALREKGLVYSSPIVGLRQHFNLDICMRPCHTYKGNPLNFIRRGADGGVEEPEVDVVIFRQNTEGLYGGVEWSDPPDIVYNALMTHPKFVKNFGKAPKNEISVSTRIFTKKATERILRAAFDHAKQYGYKSVTVCEKPNVIRETSGMMYKMAQQMQKESYPEIELWNTNIDAQMMWLTKNPENYGVIVAGNMFGDIVSDGFAGLIGGLGFACSAQFNPDSGIGVFEPTHGSAPKYADFPVSIVNPIAMIESSCMMLDFIGENEKAAKIRKAVAEVIAEGKVRTYDMMKMHGTPDVVNKGAASTDQMADAIIAKL
- a CDS encoding HDIG domain-containing metalloprotein; translated protein: MNNEVLKLWPELNWIKDNGLREKTAKTWELALERSVLTADDLEKIPFTLLVGSDLKVTFMDHKRAVVHIARDAGEKINAMFHGELTVNMDVLVAGAILADVGKLLEYELDENGKAVQGNYGKYLRHPFSGVSLAEEAGVPAEVCHIIAAHAGEGNMVKRTTEAYIVHHVDFMTFLPFKERLEIK
- a CDS encoding SMP-30/gluconolactonase/LRE family protein — encoded protein: MKRFWFFFFTAILFMPVIYGQSLQTVWQTGRVLKVPESVLYVPHTGLIYVSNINGKPAEKNSRGFIALLDSKGLVVNLHWATGLNAPKGMAIKGNHLLVSDIDRLAEIDLHTGKIIRFVSFPGARFLNDVVVGPDGKIYVTDTQLGAVFVMKKWKPEIWKKDPLLKGANGLAVENDSLLIGCQGHLLKADPKTGKLKIVARVPHGIDGLVPLGNGKYVVSDWSGEIRLILPDGVQKVLSNTTDEQVNAADLGFIPQKKILLVPTFFDNRVVARKLTGL
- a CDS encoding aldo/keto reductase, giving the protein MDYRKFGNTELNVSVIGFGSWGIGGPAMAKDLPIGWGNVDDRTSVQALKKAFDQGINFYDTADIYGVGHSEELIGKTFGNRQDVIIASKAGHLINAEGDLSVNYSKSYIIQACEKSLKRLRRETIDYYQLHSAQVKHLQQGECIEAMETLQKAGKIRYWGVSLNTFQPQPEADFLMQHQLGNGFQIVFNLLNQRALPLIRKAAAAGYGIIARMPLQFGLLTGKFNKNSRFAKNDHRVFRLTPELLEKADHLLQEVWQKAKEKGISKTAYSLSFCYSFPEISTVIPGIKTPEQVLSNTTGIVKLSDEEIAFMQRLYQEKFTELIQLIEKNG